The genomic window AGATTTACCGAATTCAGACTTTATCTCTATACGAAATACTGGACATTTAGTACCAGAAGAAAGACCTCATCACGTTTCAAACTTCATATTTGATTTTTGTCTTACGTAAAAGAGATTGATCAAAAAAGAACAACATGTTCTTTTTGGTCATCTTTTTATTGATTGACAGTCTCGTCTCAAAAGAGATCACATGAAATATGGTGTTTTATACGCAATAATTTCTTGGCTATTTTCTCACATTCAGAAAGAGGAATTATTTCTTCAAAAGAGAATTCATAAATGGATTGGATTTTTTTCGCTAATTTCAAAGCGTGATTCAAACGATGGACAGCTTCTATGACATCAACGATTTCCGTTTCATAAGCATCTTCTCCATAGCCGAGCGGATCCCATTGGCAAAGCAATGCAATCATTTCTTCATTAGCTTTTCTCATTTCCAAAGTGCATCACCTTTAATACCATTTTATTTGCTTTGTCATTTTACCATAGATACGATAAAAGAAAATAGTTGTCCTCCAAATACGTTGTTGAAGAGGTGGTCAAAATGGATGAATTTAACTATGTGGTGAATCGAATAGGAACATCGTCTGTCAAATGGGATATGACGAAAAAACTTTTTGGAGATGAAAATGTATTACCAATGTGGGTAGCAGATATGGATTTTCCCTCTCCAAAACCAGTAATTGATGCTCTAATCAAACGAGTTGAACATGGAATTTTCGGTTATACATTTCCTAGCTCGGAAACAAAGCGCATCATTAAAAAATGGATCTATAAGAGACACGGCTGGGACATTTCTCCCTCTTACATAGAATTTTCCACAGGGGTTGTAAAAGCATTAAGTTCTGCCATTTGCGCCTTCACAGAGGAAGGAGATCATATTGTTATTCAACCACCTGTCTATTACCCATTCTTCGACATGGTTTCTTTAAAT from Bacillus alveayuensis includes these protein-coding regions:
- a CDS encoding hypothetical protein (product_source=Hypo-rule applied; cath_funfam=1.10.340.20; pfam=PF08958; superfamily=116922), yielding MEMRKANEEMIALLCQWDPLGYGEDAYETEIVDVIEAVHRLNHALKLAKKIQSIYEFSFEEIIPLSECEKIAKKLLRIKHHISCDLF